One genomic window of Pungitius pungitius chromosome 11, fPunPun2.1, whole genome shotgun sequence includes the following:
- the nacad gene encoding uncharacterized protein nacad isoform X2 gives MPGESSPRSVPSEKHPEQGAEETGLPGPDITRDRSIDSSPSDSGSSPSDSGSSPSPSTPQRLLPACTSPFGPRLFHATPSSSGTPRPQPEGSDYRNTTRLSGKLGGHGPCGRHVPVMMERIKVLTGSEVESDYQEPHTIDARVVMGQEILLKATEIQKRKPLVEPSGQAIPLPAIPCFLGTQPHAKETELETSKEEHQFKIYQKKQDQQKYLVQTPTTLPSIFHNPPFPSSSSSSSPEAIPDASLKDIKEESQPLSQDEVPSLSELACPIALSFSEPTYAVDPLRVGVPTSLDPDLYYTAPSTPIKMTNRSLHLKHHSYPGSPACPLSPGTPSDSEDLCSPLTSPSGSYITAEGGSWNSSYTSSTSPSTSPNLLLPEEAQEAPACFVGSLSEIGDEVGEEKGRAGVEEERVVDFCLYRPADFVMNSRMGITGTVILEEEEALKEEKIKISRESCRPCWVTADTSPLRSSSSRSSDSQEDGGESESSLCQLEQANAGRAEYSRPMQTGLKLHLEACMPGEHYGQMDDLPEQPSTALTPDTENMTMASSSLSPDSPVSPMDAFCPPVFGRFGPGSFMFTQAASADDIPDEERMIPASLISFPLHTSLIFKADSMEITLFPTEDENDIGEGNDRTEGKDVNAYAAGEEEADVEDDDDDEEDDYDYDDEGVENNEDDVSDNHGADEEAKVEVNVVGEAEEKKEKDQEENDDKCNPTTVEDPAEEDNSASFLHSLSETSINDGLDESFCFQDDTDDSIDSASYNGEEDERLYSTERHAQSLEPMDPLDLSEVQRETEQGSTTGTGHIEPVQTQLSTDKHVDIEPKPLEEPIPLEQRSATELKSTRTGQTTPSHTYSIEKPLDTQKMSGTSEAISSQTESSSNPDESGRESETMAISGSSDPFEQPKNQPPFNPSNTAVALLGPPDPVAEFHTSPLLKASDLSNIVLQKELAEENPQMKDDYLQESNEYSGEEPTEEPERDSFKLLIKPRHYHAESHRAVGASRLVLSKFFSNKSDVPEGAEAICRSSLLRDSEIELDRRNGNASVDSMSVDCQSNDSATNDLNKGVLFLSCPKDPSPNPSNIPVSTSAEVISELVDNIALTPSDSAQENLRENTLSTDEGVLGAVGSPHSPLAISPKRENSETDSMGGSGEMRPGPGTWCHDRMGLGFNLALGSGAEFAVWGAGESLSLSLGNRYELEAEGLLMCDTEGQSTQMAVVSNMSSEACGNYENVLRSVLDDEDNDSLCGKRDQMADEESVGEGASESNLACWKSIEEISEAGGGEDGSSRFPEDDVSNLNPDTAGDNAHMQIQNTWQKSNNNNDCGFDSFEVAMCGGLNALSEEVRPQSFGIRDSVSNIPLEEIPPRVSDTIPDQGKQKDSLIYLEPDTTQTPSSKKGASSISVPLVETHLEKDVTNKHLSSPDKASFIYHTPLECQTITPDTAFSLLDGSFGSFTPRCRSNESRASNVCQGKIKNSGSQSELEVVKCQSKGQREGDTCQVTQRLVDEPKSKDAFRGEEFIGSNSGEDEEGKKMEVKAKKRGAEKEKKKKKERKNSPAQKCQEHYVCQIPKGELCTDKPIAAKKVGRGKQNKHRASQTGRHTDCSPETVDDSKKPVSINPTSDGSPKGVTENSRKAGRKANHKAPSSDCEQRTPGTDKAASQSLIQGDNSPSLDVKGDGNGISTMRSPENLNVMLAKNQEFHQKQEVLDNRPLSDSQRGLTVDINDNNIDTGLSPPSNDAISYSLTPLSPSPPPISSSSPLPCASTEPDDDLPTPVQESQPVLSAQQKPSLSICRSHPTLCSTSPTAQKGPESQFLPNNSLQEMSVVFSASTASTTSVSSPSFSTATSLSLSQPTQESSSPGPGTLHSPCFPDSVSRPQSQQNLNIQPHKQIKQGCTWSIQDRCRGPSLAEEETDSDDDGKRPRRGHRYQARAVAGNRNGALHGECGPSNQQEIHPFSPHHMSNRQSGCPINHSHTMAEEIDLSFKNNCPIMASCNESESEGSVPELEEPERRPSEPQSISFADDGLNRPKQSRSEKKARKAMSKLGLKPVHGVTRITIRKSKSILFVISRPDVFKSPASDIYIVFGEAKIEDLSQQAHKAAAEKFKVPVTSSPLAPPVPPSLTIKEESEEEEEEVDVGGLEQRDIELVMAQANVSRAKAVRALKNNKNDIVNAIMELTM, from the exons ATGCCGGGGGAGAGCTCTCCCAGATCTGTACCCAGCGAAAAACATCCAGAGCAGGGAGCTGAGGAGACAGGGCTCCCTGGACCAG ACATAACCAGAGATCGTTCTATTGACTCCAGCCCTAGTGACAGTGGCTCTTCCCCTAGTGACAGTGGTTCTAGCCCTTCTCCCAGTACTCCTCAGAGGctactcccagcatgcacctctCCATTTGGACCACGGCTATTTCATGCCACACCAAGCTCTTCTGGAACTCCAAGACCACAACCTGAAGGCTCTGACTATCGCAACACAACCAGACTGTCTGGAAAGTTAGGTGGTCATGGACCATGTGGCCGCCATGTTCCTGTTATGATGGAGAGAATCAAG GTCCTGACTGGTTCTGAGGTGGAGAGTGATTATCAAGAGCCACATACCATTGATGCAAGGGTGGTGATGGGTCAAGAGATACTGCTCAAAGCAACAGAGATCCAGAAAAGGAAACCCCTGGTTGAGCCAAGTGGTCAGGCTATCCCTTTGCCAGCTATTCCATGTTTTTTAGGTACTCAGCCACATGCAAAAGAGACAGAGCTGGAAACCAGCAAAGAGGAACACCAgttcaaaatatatcaaaaaaaGCAGGATCAGCAAAAATACCTTGTGCAGACCCCGACCACGCTCCCTTCCATTTTTCATAACCCTCcattcccttcctcctcctcctcctcctccccagaggCAATCCCAGATGCGAGTTTGAAAGACATAAAGGAAGAGAGTCAACCCCTTTCACAAGATGAAGTGCCTTCCCTTTCTGAGCTGGCCTGTCCAATTGCTTTGTCCTTCTCGGAGCCAACCTATGCTGTTGACCCACTACGAGTGGGTGTGCCCACATCTCTTGACCCCGACCTATACTATACCGCTCCTTCCACCCCGATCAAGATGACCAACCGCTCTCTGCACCTTAAGCATCATTCATATCCGGGTTCTCCAGCCTGCCCGCTCTCCCCTGGCACTCCCTCAGATAGTGAGGATCTCTGCTCCCCTCTTACCTCTCCCTCTGGCTCTTATATCACAGCAGAAGGAGGCAGCTGGAACTCCTCTTACACATCgtccacctccccctccacttCTCCCAACCTGCTCCTCCCAGAAGAAGCACAGGAAGCCCCTGCTTGCTTCGTGGGCTCCTTATCAGAGATTGGAGATGAAGTTGGGGAGGAAAAGGGGCGAGCAGGTGTAGAGGAGGAAAGAGTAGTAGACTTCTGCCTGTACCGGCCAGCGGATTTTGTCATGAATTCACGGATGGGTATAACAGGGACAGTGATccttgaggaggaagaggctttGAAAGAGGAAAAGATCAAGATTTCAAGAGAAAGTTGTCGTCCATGCTGGGTGACTGCCGATACATCCCCtctcaggagcagcagcagccgtagCAGTGACTCCCAGGAAGATGGGGGGGAGTCTGAGAGCTCACTCTGCCAACTGGAACAGGCTAATGCAGGAAGAGCAGAGTACTCTAGACCCATGCAGACGGGCCTAAAATTGCACCTGGAAGCATGCATGCCGGGGGAACATTATGGACAAATGGATGACCTCCCAGAACAACCCTCCACTGCTTTGACTCCTGACACAGAGAACATGACTATGGCCTCATCTAGCCTTAGCCCAGACTCACCTGTCAGCCCCATGGatgccttctgtcctccagTCTTTGGAAGGTTTGGCCCTGGTTCTTTCATGTTTACCCAGGCAGCCAGTGCTGATGATATACCAGATGAGGAGAGGATGATCCCTGCATCCCTCATCTCCTTTCCCCTACACACCAGCCTTATCTTTAAAGCAGATTCAATGGAAATCACCCTCTTCCCCACAGAAGACGAGAATGATATAGGAGAAGGTAATGACAGAACTGAAGGAAAGGATGTTAATGCTTatgcagcaggagaggaggaggcagatgtcgaagatgacgatgatgatgaagaggatgattATGACTATGACGATGAAGGTGTTGAGAATAATGAAGATGATGTCAGTGACAACCATGGGGCTGATGAGGAAGCTAAGGTGGAGGTAAATGTGGTAGGAGAGgcggaagaaaagaaagaaaaagatcagGAAGAGAATGATGACAAGTGTAATCCTACAACAGTGGAAGATCCTGCAGAAGAGGACAACTCAGCATCGTTCCTTCATTCACTATCAGAGACATCTATCAATGACGGGTTGGACGAATCTTTCTGTTTCCAAGACGATACAGATGACTCGATAGATTCTGCCTCCTATAATGGGGAGGAGGACGAACGTCTGTACAGCACAGAGAGGCATGCCCAATCCCTAGAACCAATGGATCCACTTGATTTATCTGAAGTCCAAAGAGAAACGGAACAGGGGTCTACCACTGGAACAGGTCATATTGAACCTGTGCAAACACAGCTGAGCACAGACAAACATGTGGATATAGAACCCAAACCTCTGGAGGAACCTATACCCCTTGAACAGCGGTCTGCCACTGAACTGAAGTCTACCAGAACAGGTCAGACGACACCTTCGCACACATACAGCATAGAAAAACCACTGGATACCCAGAAAATGTCTGGCACTTCGGAAGCAATCTCTAGTCAAACAGAGTCATCCAGCAACCCAGatgagagtgggagagagagtgagacgaTGGCTATCTCTGGTTCCTCCGATCCTTTCGAACAGCCTAAAAACCAACCTCCTTTTAACCCGTCCAACACCGCTGTTGCTCTCCTTGGACCACCTGACCCTGTTGCTGAGTTCCACACCTCTCCTCTTTTGAAGGCGTCAGACCTCAGCAATATAGTTCTTCAAAAAGAATTGGCTGaagaaaatccccaaatgaaAGATGATTATTTGCAAGAGAGCAATGAATATTCAGGGGAGGAACCCACAGAAGAACCAGAAAGAGACTCTTTTAAATTGCTCATCAAGCCTCGTCATTATCACGCGGAAAGCCACAGGGCTGTGGGCGCAAGTAGGCTTGTATTATCAAAGTTTTTCTCCAATAAATCGGATGTGCCCGAAGGGGCTGAGGCAATATGTAGGAGCAGCTTACTCAGGGATTCTGAAATTGAACTTGACCGGAGGAATGGGAATGCCTCAGTTGATTCAATGAGTGTGGATTGTCAAAGCAATGATTCGGCCACCAATGACCTGAATAAAGGGGTTCTTTTCCTATCCTGCCCAAAAGACCCTAGTCCCAACCCCAGTAACATccctgtttctacttctgcagaGGTCATCTCAGAACTTGTTGACAACATTGCCCTGACCCCTAGTGACTCTGCCCAGGAGAACTTGAGAGAAAATACCCTGAGTACAGATGAAGGGGTGCTGGGAGCTGTTGGATCTCCACACTCGCCCCTTGCAATCTCACCCAAAAGGGAAAACTCAGAAACAGACAGCATGGGTGGGAGCGGGGAGATGCGACCTGGACCTGGGACATGGTGCCATGACAGGATGGGTCTCGGTTTTAACCTAGCGTTAGGATCAGGGGCTGAGTTTGCTGTCTGGGGAGCAGGGgagtctctctccctgtctctcggGAATAGATATGAGTTAGAGGCAGAGGGTCTGCTCATGTGTGACACAGAGGGCCAAAGCACACAGATGGCCGTAGTTTCCAACATGAGCAGTGAAGCGTGtggaaattatgaaaatgttcTGCGTTCGGTTCTGGATGACGAAGACAACGACAGTCTGTGTGGAAAGAGGGACCAGATGGCGGATGAAGAATCGGTGGGTGAGGGAGCTTCTGAGTCCAACTTGGCTTGCTGGAAGTCAATTGAGGAGATCTCAGAAGCAGGCGGAGGCGAGGATGGAAGCTCTAGATTCCCAGAGGATGATGTCAGTAATCTAAATCCAGACACTGCTGGAGATAACGCCCATATGCAAATACAAAACACTTGGCAGAAGTCTAACAATAACAATGACTGTGGTTTTGACTCCTTCGAAGTAGCCATGTGTGGAGGTCTGAATGCTCTATCAGAGGAAGTACGACCCCAGAGTTTTGGTATCAGAGACTCTGTCTCCAATATTCCACTTGAGGAGATTCCCCCTCGGGTTTCAGACACAATTCCCGACCAAGGGAAACAAAAAGACAGCTTGATATACCTGGAACCAGACACAACACAGACTCCATCCTCAAAGAAAGGTGCCTCCAGCATCTCAGTGCCATTAGTTGAAACTCACCTGGAAAAAGATGTAACAAACAAGCACCTCAGTTCACCAGATAAAGCCAGCTTTATATATCATACTCCTCTTGAGTGTCAGACAATCACTCCAGATACAGCATTTTCTTTGCTAGATGGATCCTTTGGTTCATTTACTCCTAGATGCAGATCAAATGAATCCCGAGCAAGTAATGTTTGTCAAGGCAAGATCAAGAATTCTGGCTCTCAGTCAGAACTTGAGGTGGTGAAGTGTCAGAGCAAAGGCCAAAGAGAAGGTGATACCTGTCAGGTGACTCAAAGACTTGTTGATGAACCAAAGAGTAAAGATGCCTTTAGAGGAGAGGAATTTATTGGAAGTAACTCAGGGGAAGATGAGGAGGGCAAAAAAATGGaagtgaaagcaaaaaaaagaggagcggagaaagaaaagaaaaagaaaaaggagagaaaaaattCTCCTGCACAGAAATGCCAAGAGCACTATGTTTGTCAAATCCCAAAAGGGGAACTTTGCACAGATAAACCAATTGCTGCCAAGAAAGTGGGGAGAGGGAAACAGAATAAACACAGGGCATCCCAGACAGGAAGACATACTGACTGTAGCCCTGAAACTGTTGATGATTCAAAGAAACCTGTTTCAATAAATCCCACATCAGATGGATCGCCAAAAGGGGTCACAGAGAATTCTAGGAAGGCGGGTAGAAAGGCAAACCACAAAGCGCCATCATCGGACTGTGAGCAGAGGACACCTGGGACAGATAAGGCTGCATCTCAATCACTGATTCAGGGAGATAACAGTCCCAGCCTTGATGTCAAAGGTGATGGAAACGGCATATCTACAATGCGTAGCCCAGAAAACCTCAATGTTATGTTGGCAAAGAACCAAGAATTTCatcagaaacaggaagtgcttgATAACAGACCACTATCTGATAGTCAGAGAGGACTCACAGTGGATATCAACGATAACAACATAGATACAGGCCTCAGCCCTCCCTCTAACGATGCCATATCATACTCTCTGACTCCATTGTCTCCTTCACCACCTCcaatttcctcctcctctcctctgccatgTGCCTCAACAGAGCCAGATGATGATCTTCCTACACCTGTGCAGGAATCCCAACCTGTCCTATCAGCCCAGCAAAAGCCCTCTCTGTCCATATGCCGCAGCCACCCTACACTTTGCTCTACTTCCCCCACGGCACAAAAAGGCCCTGAATCCCAATTTCTCCCTAACAACAGCCTCCAGGAGATGAGTGTTGTCTTTTCTGCATCAACCGCATCTACCACAAGTGTCTCTTCACCCTCATTCTCCACTGCCACGTCGTTGAGCCTGTCTCAGCCTACCCAGGAGTCGTCTTCACCCGGGCCTGGGACTCTACATTCACCATGTTTTCCAGACTCTGTATCCCGTCCGCAGTCTCAGCAAAATCTCAACATCCAGcctcacaaacaaataaagcaaGGTTGCACATGGAGCATACAAGATCGGTGCAGAG GTCCCAGtctggctgaggaggagacagaTAGTGATGACGATGGTAAACGGCCTCGACGTGGTCACAGATACCAGGCCAGAGCAGTGGCAGGAAACAGAAATGGAGCACTGCACGGAGAGTGTGGTCCATCTAATCAGCAGGAAATACACCCTTTCTCTCCCCACCACATGTCCAACAGACAGTCAGGCTGTCCAATCAACCACAGCCACACGATGGCAGAAGAGATTGACCTTTCCTTCAAAAACAATT GTCCCATTATGGCTTCCTGTAATGAGTCTGAAAGCGAGGGGTCAGTGCCTGAGCTCGAGGAGCCAGAGCGGAGACCATCAGAGCCCCAA tctaTCTCCTTTGCAGATGACGGGCTAAACAGACCAAAACAGAGTCGCAGTGAGAAGAAGGCTCGCAAG GCCATGTCTAAACTTGGTTTGAAGCCGGTCCATGGTGTGACCAGAATCACAATTAGGAAGTCCAAGAGTATCTTGTTTGTCATCAGCAGACCAGATGTGTTCAAGAGCCCTGCATCGGACATTTACATCGTATTCGGAGAGGCAAAG ATTGAAGACCTATCTCAGCAGGCTCACAAAGCGGCTGCAGAGAAATTCAAGGTGCCGGTGACCTCTTCTCCCTTGGCCCCACCTGTCCCGCCCAGCCTCACCATCAaggaagagagtgaagaggaggaagaagag GTGGATGTGGGAGGCCTTGAGCAGAGGGACATCGAGCTGGTGATGGCTCAGGCCAACGTGTCACGAGCCAAGGCCGTCCGtgcactgaaaaacaacaagaatgacATTGTGAATGCTATCATG